From the Maioricimonas rarisocia genome, one window contains:
- a CDS encoding alkaline phosphatase D family protein, translated as MIRHFVAMTLLLAVSGLSARADEIRSSWDEQYDRIWIGPEYWANPMEDWRLAGGRLELARGGAGRSVHLLTHQLGQQQGRLEMSVHVGRAGGAGNASGAAGFEIGIRSELGDYRSSLIRGRGRTFVVTTDGALQTPAGRTQVDGLADALANGVLLRLTVAPDGTNAGGYTAELTVENPDSGETLGRATAKLDGEDLVGNIALACNPGGRGRAGRGGQARFWFDDWSVRGSKVVEQPEQRFGPILYAMHTLSRGVMKMTAQMPPVGPEDSQAVVLEVPAEIAQSILNVPGVEVTTTDADGQTWAPIARATIDPYSRTAHFRVPDWPDSQDVPYRLVYRMRNRSGEGEVDVYPGTVRRDPVDKRVISVAGFTGHKDTAFPNELIVSNVLKHDPDVLLFTGDQIYEDAGGFGIIREPAEEAVVNYLRKIYLWGWSFRDTLRDRPSIVLPDDHDVYQGNIWGEGGKPLPGGVRDHDQGGFVEPPEFVNAVFRTQVGHHPDAYDATPMLQGIDVFYGDMLYGRISFAILEDRYFKSGPAGEVNTWPGRSDHVKDADFDTSKLDKPGLILLGERQLEFLDNWAEDWFEVDMKCVCSQTIFCNLANYHGPKQEFIFADLDSNGWPQTGRNRALDAMRRGFAFHYAGDQHLASIVHHGIDDWRDAGWSFCVPSTAAGYPRSWRPDAEGRPVQSRPEPGLPNTGDYRDGLGNLISVYAVGNPAEKNRKPVLELLHDKASGYGLVHFDKQERTIRMECFKLLFDAADPQPEDQFPGWPRTIHMYENYGRDAVAYLPTIRVEGRPNPIVQVKNEATDEIVYTVRMQGRQFRPKVFAEGTYTLQLWHDGGGMMRLEYFSNIETVGDDSDATLEVRFE; from the coding sequence ATGATTCGGCACTTCGTTGCCATGACGTTGCTCCTTGCTGTCAGCGGCCTGAGCGCCCGGGCGGATGAGATCCGCAGCAGCTGGGACGAGCAGTACGACCGGATCTGGATCGGTCCCGAGTACTGGGCCAATCCAATGGAAGACTGGCGACTCGCCGGCGGACGCCTCGAACTCGCGCGCGGCGGTGCCGGACGGTCGGTGCATCTGCTGACGCATCAACTGGGCCAGCAGCAGGGGCGGCTGGAGATGTCGGTCCACGTCGGGCGGGCTGGCGGTGCCGGCAACGCGTCGGGTGCGGCCGGTTTCGAGATCGGGATCCGCAGTGAGCTGGGGGATTACCGCAGCAGTCTGATCCGGGGACGGGGACGCACGTTTGTCGTCACCACCGACGGGGCCCTGCAGACACCTGCCGGTCGGACCCAAGTCGACGGACTGGCCGACGCCCTTGCCAACGGTGTGCTGCTGCGGCTGACCGTGGCGCCGGACGGGACCAACGCCGGGGGCTACACCGCGGAGCTGACGGTCGAGAACCCGGACAGTGGTGAAACGCTGGGGAGGGCGACTGCGAAGCTCGATGGCGAAGACCTCGTCGGGAACATCGCCCTGGCCTGCAACCCGGGCGGACGGGGGCGTGCCGGTCGTGGTGGGCAGGCCCGCTTCTGGTTCGATGACTGGAGTGTGAGGGGCTCGAAGGTGGTGGAGCAGCCGGAGCAGCGGTTCGGCCCGATTCTGTATGCGATGCACACGCTCAGCCGGGGCGTGATGAAGATGACCGCCCAGATGCCGCCGGTCGGTCCCGAGGACAGTCAGGCGGTCGTGCTGGAAGTTCCGGCGGAGATCGCGCAGTCGATTCTGAATGTGCCGGGCGTCGAGGTGACGACGACCGACGCGGACGGTCAGACATGGGCGCCGATCGCCCGGGCGACGATCGATCCGTATTCACGGACCGCACACTTCCGCGTGCCGGACTGGCCGGACTCACAGGATGTGCCGTATCGACTTGTCTATCGGATGCGGAACCGCTCCGGTGAGGGAGAGGTCGATGTCTATCCCGGCACGGTTCGCCGCGATCCGGTCGACAAGCGTGTGATCTCGGTTGCCGGCTTCACCGGTCACAAGGACACCGCGTTTCCGAACGAATTGATTGTCTCGAACGTTCTCAAACACGACCCGGATGTGCTGCTGTTCACGGGGGATCAGATCTACGAGGACGCCGGCGGCTTCGGCATCATCCGGGAGCCGGCCGAAGAGGCGGTCGTCAACTACCTGCGGAAGATCTATCTGTGGGGCTGGTCGTTTCGGGATACGCTGCGGGACCGTCCTTCGATCGTGCTGCCGGACGACCACGACGTGTACCAGGGAAACATCTGGGGTGAAGGGGGCAAGCCGCTTCCCGGTGGCGTGCGCGATCATGACCAGGGGGGCTTCGTCGAGCCGCCGGAGTTCGTGAACGCCGTCTTCCGCACGCAGGTGGGGCATCACCCTGACGCGTACGATGCGACGCCCATGCTGCAGGGGATCGACGTCTTCTACGGCGACATGCTGTACGGGCGGATCAGCTTCGCGATTCTCGAAGACCGGTACTTCAAGTCGGGGCCGGCTGGAGAGGTGAACACGTGGCCGGGGCGTTCAGATCATGTGAAGGATGCCGACTTCGACACGTCGAAGCTGGACAAGCCGGGGCTGATTCTGCTGGGTGAGCGGCAACTGGAGTTTCTGGACAACTGGGCGGAGGACTGGTTCGAAGTGGACATGAAGTGTGTCTGTTCGCAGACGATCTTCTGCAATCTGGCGAACTATCACGGTCCGAAGCAGGAGTTCATCTTCGCCGACCTGGATTCCAACGGCTGGCCGCAGACGGGCCGGAACCGGGCGCTGGATGCGATGCGGCGGGGCTTCGCGTTTCACTATGCGGGCGATCAGCACCTGGCGTCGATCGTCCATCACGGAATTGACGACTGGCGGGACGCGGGGTGGTCCTTCTGTGTTCCGTCGACGGCGGCGGGGTATCCACGAAGCTGGCGGCCGGACGCGGAAGGTCGCCCGGTGCAGAGCCGGCCCGAACCGGGGCTGCCGAACACCGGAGACTACCGTGACGGCCTGGGGAACCTGATCTCGGTCTACGCGGTGGGGAACCCGGCGGAGAAGAACCGCAAGCCGGTGCTCGAACTGCTGCACGACAAGGCGTCGGGTTACGGGCTGGTCCACTTCGACAAGCAGGAGCGGACGATCCGGATGGAGTGCTTCAAGCTGCTGTTCGATGCCGCCGATCCGCAGCCGGAGGACCAGTTCCCCGGGTGGCCGCGAACGATCCACATGTACGAGAACTACGGTCGGGATGCGGTCGCGTACCTGCCGACAATTCGCGTGGAAGGCCGCCCCAACCCGATCGTGCAGGTGAAGAATGAGGCGACGGACGAAATCGTCTACACCGTGCGGATGCAGGGGAGGCAGTTCCGTCCCAAAGTGTTTGCGGAAGGGACGTACACGCTTCAGCTATGGCACGACGGCGGCGGGATGATGCGGCTGGAATACTTCAGCAATATCGAGACCGTCGGCGACGACAGCGACGCGACGCTGGAGGTCCGCTTCGAGTAG
- a CDS encoding CHAD domain-containing protein: protein MRTHPGRVALARPRAHNLRVTGAVDSGTSFIRTTLKRRLKQCRVVARELRRDPSDDGHVHQLRIATRRADAALRLFASSLPSKAVRRMRKRLRAVRRAAGDVRNLDVLLLRLAPANASSDAGEAAVITELRRLRKRSSRRLLRKLTRLLDKRYRRLAKRLTRSLDDDTGGQPLRPLRLLRPLTAEFARASASNLAKIDNLHRFRICGKRVRYALEILREQIPRKRYNSVIGSLKQLQEAVGTINDHHTAILLLESVRKRCDGPAAEQALERLIESEQQSLASRHAEFLKWWKNAETGQRDAILHCTDLAAS, encoded by the coding sequence ATGCGCACGCATCCCGGGAGAGTCGCACTGGCCAGACCTCGTGCTCACAACCTGCGTGTCACCGGCGCCGTCGACAGCGGCACGTCTTTCATAAGGACGACGCTCAAACGACGGCTCAAACAGTGCCGCGTCGTCGCCCGGGAGCTCAGACGGGATCCGTCTGACGACGGGCACGTTCATCAGCTGCGTATCGCCACGCGACGTGCCGATGCCGCGTTGCGGCTCTTTGCCTCCTCGCTACCCTCCAAAGCCGTCCGGCGAATGCGCAAACGTTTGCGAGCCGTCCGCCGCGCCGCTGGCGACGTCCGCAACCTGGATGTTCTGCTGCTGCGCCTGGCGCCCGCCAACGCATCTTCCGACGCGGGGGAAGCCGCCGTCATCACCGAACTGCGACGACTCCGCAAACGGAGCAGCCGACGTCTCCTCCGCAAGCTGACGCGGCTGCTCGACAAACGGTATCGCCGCCTCGCGAAGCGACTCACCCGGTCGCTCGATGACGACACCGGCGGCCAGCCGCTCCGTCCACTCCGTCTCCTGCGTCCGCTCACGGCGGAGTTTGCCCGGGCGAGTGCCAGCAACCTCGCGAAGATCGACAACCTGCACCGGTTCCGCATCTGCGGCAAGCGGGTCCGCTACGCCCTGGAGATTCTCAGGGAGCAGATTCCCCGCAAGAGGTACAATTCCGTGATCGGATCGCTCAAGCAACTGCAGGAAGCGGTCGGCACGATCAACGATCACCACACCGCGATCCTGTTACTCGAGAGCGTCCGGAAGCGGTGTGACGGGCCGGCAGCGGAGCAGGCGCTCGAGCGGCTCATTGAAAGTGAGCAGCAGTCTCTCGCCAGCAGGCACGCTGAGTTTCTCAAATGGTGGAAAAACGCGGAAACTGGGCAGCGGGACGCGATTCTGCACTGCACAGATCTTGCAGCGTCTTAA
- the acnA gene encoding aconitate hydratase AcnA, with the protein MSSGNPFGAADKLSTAAGEFTIHRLNKLQDEGLGDIATLPFSIRVLLESCLRNCDGFVVGEEDVRNIAGWSADAPKSVEIPFKPGRVVLQDFTGVPAVVDLAALREAMVRMGGDPKKINPLVPCDLVIDHSVQVDQFATPLALQFNVDKEFERNRERYEFLKWGQGAFKNFGVVPPATGIVHQVNLEYLASGVLTADGTAYPDSLVGTDSHTTMINGLGVVGWGVGGIEAEAVMLGQPIYMLLPEVVGFELSGELPEGATATDLVLTVTQMLRQHGVVGKFVEFFGPGLDHMSLPDRATIANMAPEYGATMGFFPVDAETLRYMERTGRPKEQRDLVERYYKEQGMFRTAESPTPRFSSTLRLDLGNVEPSMAGPKRPQDRIDLTAMKSQWEQDLQNTFGKSTPADDSTTTSMVDEGGHATEANAIAIADPGLEGVEVEYSDETFKLKHGAVVIAAITSCTNTSNPSVMLAAGLLARNALKRGLQRQPWVKSSLAPGSRVVTDYLEKAGLTPSLDELGFNLVGYGCTTCIGNSGPLPEPIAEAVQENDLVVSAVLSGNRNFEGRINQHIKANYLASPPLVVAYALAGTVDIDLTHDPIGKDQDGNDVYLKDIWPSQKEIADTVASALTPEMFEQQYGHATEGPEEWKQIDAPTGELYEWNADSTYVQEPPFFVDMPTDPPPIESIKGARCLVSVGDSTTTDHISPAGAIKKDSPAGLYLQENGVAPQDFNSYGSRRGNDRVMTRGTFANIRLRNLLAPGTEGGLTTYLPTGEQTSIYDASLKYKESGTPLVVLAGTEYGTGSSRDWAAKGTYLLGVRAVIAESFERIHRSNLVGMGVLPLQFREGESRDALDLDGTETFEIALDDELKPQQAVEVTAKKENGDEIHFVTTCRIDTPVEVEYYRNGGILHKVLRDLLKS; encoded by the coding sequence ATGTCCTCTGGTAATCCGTTTGGAGCCGCTGACAAGCTCTCGACCGCTGCCGGCGAGTTTACGATTCACCGCCTTAACAAGTTGCAGGACGAGGGTTTGGGCGACATCGCGACCCTCCCCTTTTCGATTCGCGTGCTGCTCGAGTCGTGCCTGCGAAACTGTGACGGTTTTGTGGTCGGCGAGGAAGACGTGCGGAATATCGCTGGCTGGTCGGCGGATGCTCCCAAGAGCGTCGAGATTCCGTTCAAGCCGGGCCGGGTGGTGCTGCAGGATTTCACCGGGGTGCCGGCCGTCGTTGACCTGGCCGCCCTGCGTGAAGCGATGGTCCGGATGGGGGGAGATCCGAAGAAGATCAATCCGCTCGTTCCCTGTGACCTGGTGATCGATCACAGTGTGCAGGTGGACCAGTTTGCGACACCGCTGGCGCTGCAGTTCAACGTCGACAAGGAGTTCGAGCGGAACCGCGAGCGGTACGAGTTCCTCAAGTGGGGACAGGGAGCGTTCAAGAACTTTGGCGTCGTTCCGCCGGCGACGGGCATCGTCCACCAGGTGAACCTCGAATACCTGGCCTCGGGCGTACTGACGGCCGATGGAACCGCCTATCCCGATTCGCTGGTCGGGACCGATTCGCACACGACGATGATCAACGGCCTGGGTGTCGTTGGTTGGGGTGTCGGCGGGATCGAAGCCGAGGCGGTCATGCTGGGGCAGCCGATCTACATGCTGCTGCCGGAAGTGGTCGGGTTTGAGCTGTCGGGCGAACTGCCGGAGGGCGCGACTGCGACCGACCTGGTGCTGACGGTCACGCAGATGCTGCGTCAGCACGGCGTGGTCGGGAAGTTCGTCGAGTTCTTCGGTCCGGGGCTGGATCACATGTCCCTGCCGGACCGGGCGACGATCGCCAACATGGCGCCGGAATACGGAGCCACGATGGGCTTCTTTCCGGTCGATGCCGAAACGCTGCGGTACATGGAGCGAACCGGTCGCCCGAAGGAGCAGCGAGACCTGGTCGAGCGGTACTACAAGGAACAGGGAATGTTCCGGACAGCCGAATCGCCCACGCCGCGGTTCAGCAGCACGCTCCGTCTGGATCTCGGGAACGTCGAGCCGTCGATGGCCGGTCCGAAGCGTCCGCAGGACCGCATCGATCTGACGGCGATGAAGAGCCAGTGGGAGCAGGATCTGCAGAACACGTTTGGCAAGAGCACGCCGGCTGACGACTCGACCACGACCAGCATGGTTGACGAAGGAGGGCATGCGACGGAGGCGAACGCCATCGCGATTGCCGACCCGGGGCTCGAAGGTGTCGAAGTCGAGTACAGCGACGAGACGTTCAAGCTGAAGCATGGTGCGGTGGTCATCGCGGCGATCACGAGCTGCACGAACACCAGCAACCCGTCGGTGATGCTGGCGGCTGGTCTGCTGGCCCGCAACGCTCTCAAGAGAGGCCTGCAGCGTCAGCCCTGGGTCAAGTCGAGCCTGGCTCCCGGCAGTCGTGTCGTGACGGACTACCTCGAGAAAGCCGGTCTGACGCCGTCGCTGGACGAACTCGGCTTCAATCTGGTCGGCTACGGCTGCACCACCTGCATCGGCAACAGCGGTCCCCTTCCCGAACCGATCGCCGAAGCGGTGCAGGAAAACGATCTGGTCGTCAGTGCGGTGCTGTCGGGTAACCGGAACTTCGAAGGTCGGATCAATCAGCACATCAAGGCGAACTACCTGGCCAGTCCGCCGCTGGTTGTCGCGTACGCTCTGGCCGGTACGGTCGACATCGACCTGACGCACGATCCGATCGGCAAGGATCAGGATGGCAACGACGTCTACCTGAAGGACATCTGGCCGTCCCAGAAGGAGATCGCCGATACGGTCGCGTCGGCACTCACGCCGGAGATGTTCGAGCAGCAGTACGGTCATGCGACCGAAGGTCCGGAAGAGTGGAAGCAGATCGACGCACCGACCGGCGAACTGTACGAGTGGAATGCGGACAGCACATATGTGCAGGAGCCGCCGTTCTTCGTCGACATGCCGACCGATCCGCCGCCGATCGAGAGCATCAAGGGAGCCCGCTGCCTGGTGTCGGTGGGTGATTCGACGACGACCGATCACATCAGTCCGGCCGGTGCGATCAAGAAGGACTCTCCGGCGGGGCTGTACCTGCAGGAGAACGGTGTTGCTCCGCAGGACTTCAACAGCTACGGCAGCCGCCGCGGCAACGACCGGGTGATGACCCGGGGCACGTTTGCCAACATCCGACTGCGGAACCTGCTGGCTCCGGGGACGGAAGGGGGCCTGACAACGTACCTGCCGACCGGCGAGCAGACCTCGATCTACGACGCGTCGCTGAAGTACAAGGAGAGCGGCACGCCCCTCGTCGTGCTGGCCGGCACCGAATACGGCACCGGTTCGTCGCGCGACTGGGCGGCGAAGGGGACGTACCTGCTGGGTGTGCGGGCGGTCATCGCCGAAAGCTTCGAGCGGATTCACCGTTCGAACCTGGTCGGCATGGGGGTGTTGCCGCTGCAGTTCCGCGAAGGAGAGAGCCGCGATGCTCTCGACCTCGATGGCACCGAAACCTTCGAGATCGCTCTGGACGATGAGCTCAAGCCGCAGCAGGCGGTCGAAGTGACGGCGAAGAAGGAGAACGGCGACGAGATCCACTTCGTCACCACCTGCCGCATCGATACGCCGGTCGAGGTGGAGTACTACCGCAACGGCGGAATTCTGCACAAGGTGCTGCGGGACCTGCTGAAGAGCTAG